A genome region from Nocardia sp. NBC_00565 includes the following:
- a CDS encoding alpha/beta fold hydrolase, whose translation MSITSTIVISAEHRATVSTEDGVELAVREYGPRNADLTVVLVHGHCLRTESWTYVRDALLRQYPDARVVCYDHRGHGDSATASRKTYNLEQLGHDLRDVLDAVAPTGPVVLVGHSMGGMTTLTYASQNPQEIGTRIVGVALIATAASGLADAGFGRLLRNPVVSVFQAAVRRAPVAMHRAKLMACKVFAPIIRTAEFGDRKVSARVLTLANAMHNETPIVTMASFLSAFMVYDQTDALPLLSKIPTLVLCGAADLMTPPSHSVAMAAAVEYADYVMVEGAGHSVILEQPTQVAEAIARLLTRAGGTSSVEGAHLTLVA comes from the coding sequence ATGTCGATCACCAGCACAATTGTCATCTCGGCAGAACATCGTGCCACGGTCTCGACTGAAGACGGTGTGGAACTCGCGGTTCGCGAATACGGCCCACGAAATGCGGACCTCACGGTCGTCCTCGTGCACGGACATTGCCTGCGCACCGAGTCCTGGACCTACGTCCGCGACGCGCTGCTGCGCCAATACCCCGACGCCCGGGTCGTCTGCTATGACCACCGCGGCCACGGCGACTCCGCCACGGCGTCGCGAAAGACCTACAACCTGGAGCAACTCGGCCACGACCTGCGCGACGTTCTCGACGCCGTCGCCCCCACCGGACCGGTCGTCCTCGTCGGCCACTCGATGGGCGGTATGACCACGCTGACCTACGCCAGCCAGAACCCGCAGGAGATCGGCACTCGCATCGTCGGCGTCGCACTCATCGCGACCGCGGCGAGCGGGCTCGCCGACGCCGGTTTCGGCCGCCTCCTGCGCAACCCGGTCGTTTCGGTATTCCAGGCCGCCGTCCGACGGGCGCCGGTCGCGATGCACCGTGCGAAGCTGATGGCCTGCAAGGTCTTCGCCCCGATCATCCGGACCGCCGAATTCGGTGACCGCAAGGTCAGCGCCCGCGTGCTCACCCTTGCCAACGCGATGCACAACGAGACGCCGATCGTGACGATGGCCAGCTTCCTGAGCGCCTTCATGGTCTATGACCAGACCGACGCCCTTCCTCTGCTCTCGAAGATCCCGACGTTGGTGCTGTGCGGCGCCGCCGACCTGATGACGCCACCGTCGCATTCCGTCGCGATGGCCGCCGCCGTCGAGTACGCGGATTACGTGATGGTCGAGGGCGCCGGTCACTCGGTGATCCTCGAGCAGCCGACGCAGGTCGCCGAGGCCATCGCCCGCCTGCTGACCCGTGCAGGCGGTACCAGCAGCGTCGAGGGCGCCCACCTCACCCTCGTCGCGTAA
- a CDS encoding serine/threonine-protein kinase, which produces MISGRTVVDGRFELLEPLGSGGMGTVWRAYDLALHREVALKEVRADEADGAAGSSGVHRERVLREARALARIGHPNVVAIHHIVDSPEVAHPWIVMELVRGQSLADYLAGGVLPPPRVAQLGRGILAALRAAHQVGVLHRDIKPANVLLREDGSPVLTDFGIAAINGMNGLTSTGSVVGSLDYVAPERLSGQEGHPASDLWSLGLVLYVAVEGFHPMRRDSTVATLAAVIRGEVPPPQRAGVLTNVLAALLVPDPDRRPSAEQVDQMLARAVGAAGVVGAAGTFDPPSAGGGFGAVSAPGGFSAPGVIGTPGSMGVHGSINTPNSIGAHGANSTPGSMSAHGAINTPNSIGAHGANSTPGSMSPRDSITPGSMSPHGANSTPGSMSPYGAINTPGAMGAPSPLGASHAPGAAPRLPGPADYPARKPLSRGIALGLVAAVVVAAVVVAIVIVALRPDSTGNQAGPSNPPATGDSPATSRSVGPTSAVPGTGNAVDLLTPNGIRQAITALEKVSGSQEFTEATFYPTYANVGAPVAGKPTLFDLFVYRDGNGSRKGAGGALSNPATVKLSAINWDALPTLLRTAEDSLGIPTPTMRYVIVDPSWTFNNDQPTVMVYLTDAYGGAYLAANTDGTVVTMYPRGR; this is translated from the coding sequence GTGATTTCCGGGCGGACAGTGGTCGACGGGCGTTTCGAGTTGCTCGAGCCGCTCGGCAGCGGCGGCATGGGGACGGTGTGGCGGGCGTATGACCTCGCACTGCATCGCGAGGTCGCGCTGAAAGAAGTGCGGGCGGACGAAGCGGATGGTGCGGCCGGTTCATCGGGCGTGCACCGGGAGCGGGTGCTGCGGGAAGCCAGGGCGCTGGCGCGGATCGGTCACCCGAATGTCGTGGCCATTCACCACATCGTGGATTCGCCCGAGGTAGCCCACCCATGGATCGTCATGGAGCTGGTTCGCGGGCAGAGTCTCGCCGATTACTTGGCCGGTGGCGTGCTACCCCCGCCGCGAGTGGCGCAGCTCGGCCGCGGCATCCTCGCCGCCCTACGCGCCGCACACCAGGTGGGCGTGCTGCATCGCGATATCAAACCCGCGAATGTGCTGCTGCGCGAGGATGGTTCACCGGTTCTGACCGACTTCGGTATCGCGGCGATCAACGGCATGAACGGGTTGACCTCCACCGGAAGTGTGGTCGGCTCGCTGGATTATGTTGCGCCGGAACGACTCAGCGGTCAGGAGGGGCATCCGGCCTCCGATCTGTGGTCGCTGGGGCTGGTGCTCTACGTCGCGGTGGAGGGGTTTCACCCGATGCGGCGTGATTCGACTGTCGCCACGCTCGCGGCCGTCATCAGAGGTGAGGTGCCGCCGCCGCAGCGGGCCGGAGTGCTGACAAACGTACTCGCGGCGTTGTTGGTGCCCGATCCGGATCGGCGGCCGAGCGCGGAGCAGGTCGATCAGATGCTCGCGCGGGCAGTTGGGGCGGCGGGGGTTGTCGGTGCGGCAGGTACGTTCGATCCGCCGAGCGCGGGCGGCGGTTTCGGTGCGGTCAGCGCACCGGGTGGGTTCAGTGCTCCTGGCGTGATCGGTACGCCCGGATCGATGGGTGTGCACGGCTCGATCAACACGCCCAACTCGATCGGTGCGCACGGCGCGAACAGCACACCCGGATCGATGAGTGCGCACGGCGCGATCAACACGCCCAACTCGATCGGTGCGCACGGCGCGAACAGCACGCCCGGATCGATGAGTCCGCGCGACTCGATCACGCCCGGCTCGATGAGTCCGCACGGCGCCAACAGCACACCTGGCTCGATGAGTCCGTACGGCGCGATCAATACACCCGGCGCGATGGGTGCGCCGAGCCCGCTCGGTGCATCCCACGCACCCGGTGCCGCACCCCGGCTACCCGGCCCCGCGGATTACCCAGCGCGCAAGCCGCTCTCGCGCGGGATCGCACTGGGGCTCGTAGCTGCTGTTGTCGTCGCTGCCGTTGTCGTCGCGATCGTGATAGTGGCACTGCGACCCGACTCGACCGGCAACCAGGCCGGTCCGAGCAATCCCCCCGCCACCGGCGATTCCCCCGCAACGAGCCGATCTGTGGGCCCGACGTCCGCGGTACCCGGGACCGGGAACGCTGTCGACCTACTCACCCCGAACGGCATCCGACAGGCGATCACCGCACTCGAAAAGGTCTCCGGCAGTCAGGAATTCACCGAGGCGACGTTCTATCCGACCTACGCCAACGTCGGCGCACCGGTCGCCGGCAAGCCCACACTCTTCGACCTCTTCGTCTACCGCGACGGCAACGGCAGCCGAAAGGGCGCGGGCGGCGCGCTGTCCAACCCCGCCACGGTCAAGCTGAGCGCGATCAATTGGGACGCACTGCCAACCCTGCTCCGAACCGCCGAGGACAGCCTCGGCATCCCCACCCCAACGATGCGCTACGTCATTGTCGATCCCTCCTGGACCTTCAACAATGACCAGCCGACTGTCATGGTCTACCTGACCGACGCCTACGGCGGCGCATACCTAGCGGCCAACACCGACGGCACCGTGGTGACGATGTACCCCAGGGGACGCTGA
- a CDS encoding DMT family transporter, which produces MRIRLLLVLVMALWGSAFASSKLAVNEVPHEVAGFLRFLIGTIVLLIVLRAPRLPVADGVRAAGLGLVGVFGYNFLFFLGLSLAPAADGSVIVPMAAPIFTVVVTALRGHTRLSPIRIIGLTTAIAGAGVFFAGIPTTGANRLLGDLVFLAAAACWASYTMLGAPLLARLSAPTVTVYATAAGTLALGLFAAPALPDVPWSDLSLEFWLNQAYLGILPTALAYVLYYRAVGQVGPATASAAMFLVPAFGLTCAWILLGESISPVQALGAALMFVGAWLNTRRAAPREPTPREPVKVHP; this is translated from the coding sequence GTGCGTATCAGATTGCTTTTGGTGCTGGTCATGGCGTTGTGGGGCAGCGCGTTCGCGTCCTCGAAGCTGGCGGTGAACGAGGTGCCGCACGAGGTAGCCGGCTTCCTGCGGTTCCTGATCGGCACGATCGTGCTGCTCATTGTGCTGCGGGCGCCGCGCCTGCCCGTCGCCGACGGCGTTCGCGCCGCCGGCCTCGGGCTCGTCGGGGTGTTCGGCTACAACTTCCTGTTCTTCCTCGGGCTGTCCCTGGCCCCCGCGGCGGACGGCAGCGTGATCGTGCCGATGGCCGCGCCTATCTTCACGGTCGTCGTGACGGCGCTGCGCGGCCACACCCGCCTGTCCCCGATCAGAATCATCGGCCTCACCACCGCGATCGCGGGTGCGGGCGTCTTCTTCGCCGGCATCCCCACCACCGGCGCCAACCGCCTGCTCGGCGATCTCGTCTTCCTTGCCGCGGCAGCCTGCTGGGCGAGCTACACCATGCTCGGCGCGCCCCTGCTGGCCAGGCTCTCCGCCCCGACCGTCACCGTATATGCCACCGCCGCGGGCACTCTCGCCCTCGGACTCTTCGCGGCACCGGCCCTCCCCGATGTCCCGTGGTCCGATCTGAGCCTCGAATTCTGGCTCAACCAGGCCTATCTCGGCATCCTCCCCACCGCCCTGGCCTATGTCCTCTATTACCGCGCGGTCGGGCAGGTCGGTCCGGCCACCGCGTCGGCGGCGATGTTCCTCGTCCCCGCCTTCGGCCTCACCTGCGCCTGGATCCTGCTCGGCGAATCCATCTCCCCTGTCCAAGCCCTCGGCGCCGCGCTGATGTTCGTGGGCGCCTGGCTGAACACCCGGCGCGCGGCACCTCGCGAACCGACCCCGCGCGAGCCCGTGAAGGTGCATCCCTAG
- a CDS encoding ABC transporter substrate-binding protein: MYTIDLAYVGRGLHEELVAYIADQQGYYADEGVHVALRDGCTWDEERLRRGATIGLGRALLSRLVNGVPWVALNVNTHRPLFWFLARPGLTSLADLAGRRLAVHAPHTAPGCFARITLRHAGLDPDRDIHTIIRSPGDYGMDLRWLHEGRVDAALVGSTMAPEAIAAEQGWQVLAWVGDYFQIPTVGVAVDPTYIRPDDPAVQAVVRAHRRALHVIHNEPDTTVRYLQTFLGRHTADEVRAHCKTFIAPYFTTDGQADLAVGATAITAVAAELGVPDTLTAAEFYRTTTTTP; encoded by the coding sequence ATGTACACGATCGATCTCGCCTACGTCGGGCGGGGATTGCACGAGGAACTGGTTGCCTACATCGCCGACCAACAGGGCTACTACGCCGACGAGGGCGTTCACGTCGCGCTGCGCGACGGCTGCACCTGGGACGAGGAGCGGCTGCGCCGCGGCGCCACCATCGGGCTCGGCCGGGCACTGCTGTCCCGGCTGGTCAATGGAGTCCCCTGGGTCGCACTCAATGTCAACACCCACCGCCCGCTGTTCTGGTTCCTTGCCCGCCCCGGCCTGACCTCCCTCGCCGATCTGGCCGGTCGGCGGCTGGCGGTACACGCCCCCCACACCGCGCCCGGTTGCTTCGCCCGGATCACGCTGCGCCACGCCGGTCTCGACCCGGACCGCGACATCCACACAATCATCCGCTCGCCCGGCGATTACGGCATGGACCTGCGCTGGCTGCACGAGGGCAGAGTCGATGCCGCCCTGGTCGGCAGCACGATGGCACCGGAGGCAATAGCCGCCGAGCAGGGCTGGCAGGTGCTGGCTTGGGTCGGCGACTATTTCCAAATCCCCACCGTAGGTGTGGCCGTCGACCCCACCTACATCCGCCCGGACGACCCCGCGGTCCAGGCCGTCGTACGAGCCCATCGGCGCGCGCTACACGTGATCCACAACGAACCCGACACGACGGTGCGGTATCTCCAGACGTTCCTCGGCCGACATACCGCGGACGAAGTCCGGGCCCACTGCAAGACGTTCATCGCACCGTATTTCACCACCGACGGCCAAGCCGACCTTGCCGTCGGTGCCACCGCGATCACCGCGGTCGCCGCCGAACTCGGTGTCCCCGACACCCTCACCGCAGCCGAGTTCTACCGCACCACAACCACCACACCCTAG
- a CDS encoding DUF2235 domain-containing protein — MSTGSKNIVICLDGTGNQLRASGSTNVVRLFEMLDLSDSAKQIAYYDPGVGTFSARGAWSPTARWFSRMLGLALGSGLRSNLAEAYSYLIEHWQPGDRVFIFGFSRGAYTARALAGLLHEPGLLRPGSENLVQYVVSAYTRKATDWPELRRYARTFCSKSQHGDFSIPIEFLGVWDTVKAAGLLRWELRWPFTRQVPNVVKAWHAVSIDEKRRPYEEYLVMPKGDRPVLTEAWFAGVHSDVGGTFEDDPKLAEIALKWIADGALESGLLLRAEAYLRTCAVDPMHANGRVHRMGWIWALLTYRRRKVPSGAQVHTSVRSRCTTDPNYRKRIPQDIRWEDEQWTKLRM, encoded by the coding sequence GTGTCCACTGGATCCAAGAACATCGTCATCTGTCTCGACGGGACAGGTAATCAGCTCCGCGCCAGTGGCAGCACGAATGTGGTCCGCCTATTCGAGATGCTGGACCTGAGCGATTCCGCGAAGCAGATCGCCTACTACGACCCGGGTGTCGGCACATTCAGTGCTCGGGGTGCATGGTCGCCCACGGCCCGATGGTTTTCGCGGATGCTCGGATTGGCGCTCGGCAGCGGGCTGCGGTCGAATCTCGCCGAGGCCTACTCCTATTTGATCGAGCACTGGCAACCAGGCGACCGAGTATTCATATTCGGATTCAGCCGCGGTGCGTACACCGCGCGCGCCCTGGCCGGACTGCTGCACGAGCCGGGCCTCTTGCGTCCGGGCAGCGAGAACCTCGTCCAATATGTTGTCAGCGCATACACGCGCAAAGCTACGGACTGGCCAGAGTTGCGCCGATACGCCCGTACCTTCTGCTCGAAGTCCCAGCACGGTGACTTCTCGATTCCCATCGAATTCCTCGGCGTATGGGACACGGTCAAGGCGGCCGGTCTGCTCCGCTGGGAACTCCGCTGGCCCTTCACCAGGCAGGTGCCCAACGTGGTGAAGGCGTGGCACGCCGTTTCCATCGATGAGAAGCGCCGTCCGTACGAGGAATACCTGGTCATGCCCAAGGGGGACCGTCCGGTTCTCACCGAGGCCTGGTTCGCCGGTGTTCATTCCGACGTCGGTGGCACATTCGAGGACGATCCGAAGCTAGCCGAGATCGCGCTGAAGTGGATCGCGGACGGCGCACTCGAGTCCGGATTGCTGCTGCGGGCCGAGGCATATCTGCGGACCTGCGCCGTCGACCCGATGCACGCGAACGGCCGGGTGCACCGAATGGGGTGGATCTGGGCCCTGCTCACCTACCGTCGGCGCAAGGTTCCATCGGGTGCCCAAGTGCACACGAGCGTGCGGTCCCGGTGCACGACCGACCCGAACTATCGGAAACGAATCCCCCAAGACATCCGGTGGGAGGACGAACAATGGACCAAATTGCGCATGTAG
- a CDS encoding AraC family transcriptional regulator translates to MTEHEWVDYRRMADRPVEVMHAHFQRHVYDLHSHETYSFGLTEFGAQTFDCRGATRTSAAGMVMAFNPDEPHDGHSTTELGFTYWIAHIGPELITDLLTDRAGRPTGLPLFADPVLPDPVLSAALSRLCASLIGPATELAADEALAAAVAALVQRGSRKTAKAAVMQDGSASEIARRVRAVLHDRYLDPISMDDLAEAAECSRFALYRAFRTNYGLAPSDYQRLLRLRAARRLIAAGRPISAAAVEAGFADQAHLTRWFRRCYGITPGVYLEAG, encoded by the coding sequence GTGACCGAGCACGAATGGGTCGACTACCGGCGGATGGCGGACCGGCCGGTCGAGGTCATGCACGCGCATTTCCAGCGCCACGTCTACGACCTGCACAGTCACGAGACCTACTCCTTCGGGCTGACCGAATTCGGCGCGCAGACCTTCGACTGTCGCGGTGCGACGCGCACCAGCGCGGCAGGCATGGTGATGGCCTTCAATCCGGATGAGCCGCACGACGGCCACAGCACGACCGAACTCGGATTCACCTACTGGATCGCCCACATCGGTCCCGAGTTGATCACCGATCTGCTCACCGATCGGGCGGGCCGACCGACCGGCCTGCCGCTGTTCGCCGACCCGGTGCTGCCGGATCCGGTGCTATCGGCGGCATTGAGCAGGTTGTGCGCGAGTCTGATCGGCCCCGCCACCGAGCTCGCCGCCGATGAAGCGTTGGCCGCGGCGGTGGCGGCGTTGGTGCAGCGTGGTAGCCGCAAAACTGCGAAAGCCGCAGTGATGCAGGATGGTTCGGCATCCGAGATCGCCCGCCGGGTCCGCGCCGTACTGCACGACCGCTATCTCGATCCCATCTCCATGGACGATCTGGCCGAGGCCGCCGAGTGCAGCAGATTCGCGCTGTACCGCGCCTTCCGCACCAATTACGGTCTGGCGCCCAGCGATTATCAACGACTACTGCGCCTGCGCGCGGCCCGCCGACTGATCGCCGCGGGCCGACCGATCAGCGCGGCGGCCGTCGAGGCCGGATTCGCCGATCAAGCCCATCTGACCCGCTGGTTCCGGCGCTGCTACGGCATCACGCCCGGCGTCTATCTCGAAGCAGGATGA
- a CDS encoding SDR family NAD(P)-dependent oxidoreductase translates to MTGTTGRVALVTGASSGIGAATARLLAARGMRVVVNYLHSGAAAEEVVAGIEAAGGRAMAVQADVRETAAVETMIEQVQAAWGGTDVLVHNALTPYAIKPFQDMTWKELGGKLDDEMRAAFTVTKAVLPAMTDQGWGRLIYLGTGLSRQPRAGMIALGTAKAALAQFARYLAQELGPRGITVNVVEPGPVEDTRIAGVLDDERKQRQVAATPLGRLAHTGDVAQAVAFYASEDNAFMTGTTAAVNGGMSMY, encoded by the coding sequence GTGACTGGGACAACCGGCAGGGTGGCATTGGTAACAGGGGCCAGCAGTGGAATCGGTGCGGCCACCGCGCGCCTGCTGGCCGCGCGAGGGATGCGTGTGGTGGTCAATTACCTCCACAGCGGCGCGGCAGCCGAGGAGGTCGTGGCCGGCATCGAGGCCGCAGGCGGCCGGGCTATGGCAGTGCAGGCCGACGTGCGCGAGACAGCGGCGGTCGAGACCATGATCGAACAGGTCCAGGCGGCGTGGGGCGGCACCGACGTGCTCGTGCACAACGCGCTCACCCCGTACGCGATCAAGCCGTTCCAGGACATGACGTGGAAAGAACTGGGCGGCAAGCTCGACGACGAGATGCGTGCGGCGTTCACGGTCACCAAAGCCGTCCTGCCCGCCATGACCGACCAGGGCTGGGGACGCCTGATCTACCTCGGCACCGGTCTGAGTCGCCAGCCCCGAGCGGGCATGATCGCATTGGGCACAGCCAAAGCGGCATTGGCGCAGTTCGCCCGGTACCTCGCCCAGGAACTGGGTCCGCGGGGCATCACGGTCAACGTCGTCGAGCCCGGCCCGGTGGAGGACACCCGCATCGCGGGTGTGCTCGACGACGAGCGCAAACAGCGACAAGTGGCCGCCACCCCCCTGGGCCGCTTGGCGCACACCGGCGACGTCGCCCAAGCGGTCGCCTTCTATGCCAGCGAGGACAACGCCTTCATGACCGGCACCACTGCCGCGGTCAACGGCGGGATGTCCATGTACTGA
- a CDS encoding DUF6973 domain-containing protein has product MSGFHEDHPLTVPQVLGWNLGPARDVASIVKRVSGEIDSEMADAGRKVEQSYEYFEGKSGDSVRERGDQDKKDGFRTVDVYEEMAKSINSVCETIEGKIGEIRGWLEEVEDSDWDLFCEPDGEVLSRQSNWETMKEHWWSPATAVATKELEEFRLTQAIRQALTRIQEADLTGSENLGRILEKLADSVKQGVSGTPSDPNLAKILTDYQTETSSSNPVIWPSDGALLDVIRMAIPDFKATLMTEEESRALDNLYSKKGIPGLKDFFDITSRAEDEAKKRYPTSYLDGHGDAFRHTYWNALMTQKFGEDWTETYTTSHEKIGGNPPHREAMDLYNNEQGRKIGVANSNATPEELAQKVAEHISSGQAIVLGTGTQSRPQITWSNTVSESQTGQPAGVEIPLPGKR; this is encoded by the coding sequence ATGAGCGGATTTCACGAGGATCATCCCCTCACAGTTCCTCAGGTGCTGGGTTGGAATCTCGGCCCGGCCCGTGATGTGGCATCGATTGTGAAGCGCGTGTCGGGTGAGATCGATTCGGAAATGGCTGATGCTGGACGCAAGGTCGAGCAGTCCTACGAATATTTCGAAGGCAAATCGGGCGATAGCGTGCGCGAGCGCGGTGATCAGGACAAGAAGGATGGTTTCAGAACCGTCGACGTCTACGAGGAGATGGCCAAGTCGATCAACTCCGTCTGCGAGACCATTGAAGGGAAGATCGGAGAGATCCGTGGGTGGCTCGAAGAGGTCGAGGATTCGGACTGGGATCTATTCTGCGAACCAGACGGCGAAGTGCTTTCGCGCCAGTCGAATTGGGAGACCATGAAGGAGCATTGGTGGTCTCCCGCTACTGCCGTTGCGACAAAGGAGTTGGAGGAGTTCCGGCTGACACAGGCAATTCGTCAGGCACTGACCAGGATTCAAGAGGCCGATCTTACCGGGTCGGAGAACCTTGGGCGGATACTGGAGAAGTTGGCCGATTCAGTAAAGCAAGGTGTGTCTGGCACCCCGTCCGATCCGAACCTGGCCAAGATACTCACTGATTATCAAACCGAAACGTCGAGCTCCAATCCAGTGATCTGGCCGTCGGACGGCGCACTGCTCGACGTCATTCGGATGGCGATCCCGGATTTCAAGGCCACTCTGATGACCGAGGAGGAGTCCAGGGCGCTCGATAACCTGTACTCCAAGAAGGGAATTCCCGGTCTGAAGGATTTCTTCGATATCACCTCGCGGGCGGAGGATGAAGCCAAGAAGCGGTATCCGACCTCATACCTGGACGGGCATGGTGACGCATTCCGGCACACGTACTGGAATGCATTGATGACGCAGAAGTTCGGCGAGGATTGGACCGAGACGTACACCACGAGCCATGAAAAGATAGGTGGGAACCCGCCGCATCGCGAGGCTATGGATCTGTACAACAACGAACAGGGCCGAAAGATCGGTGTGGCGAACTCGAACGCAACTCCTGAAGAGCTGGCGCAGAAGGTTGCTGAACACATCAGTAGTGGACAAGCGATCGTCCTCGGCACCGGCACACAGAGCCGACCGCAAATTACCTGGAGCAACACCGTGAGCGAGAGCCAGACCGGTCAGCCCGCCGGCGTCGAGATCCCGCTGCCGGGAAAGCGATGA